From the genome of Chroicocephalus ridibundus chromosome 1, bChrRid1.1, whole genome shotgun sequence, one region includes:
- the RIPPLY3 gene encoding protein ripply3 isoform X1: MSAAERGPQRAQSSALPRTACQPESPSCELFGGVKRNLIKDVSLLLPEALFVLGCSGSHLPSLPGHPATAAAPAPAEGAPREVRQVQGDFFSAAFLSKLQLSPALWRPWVLTARDGEMTENQQMSELDGQLVKFRSKGALGFQHPVRLYLPKSKSQKFLNNIGEKVLASFPVQATIHFYNDDTDSEEDEEEISSA; the protein is encoded by the exons ATGAGCGCGGCCGAGCGCGGCCCCCAGCGTGCCCAGAG CAGTGCTCTCCCCAGGACAGCCTGCCAACCTGAGAGCCCTAGCTGTGAACTGTTTGGTGGAGTCAAAAGAAATCTCATTAAGGACGTTTCTCTCCTTTTACCTGAGGCCTTGTTTGTTTTAG GCTGCAGCGGGTCCCATCTGCCATCACTCCCAGGGCACCCGGCGACAGCAGCGGCACCCGCCCCAGCCGAGGGAGCCCCCAGAGAGGTAAGGCAGGTGCAAGGAGACTTTTTTTCAGCAGCCTTCCTTTCAAAACTCCAACT CAGCCCTGCTTTATGGAGGCCCTGGGTGCTCACAGCAAGAGACGGTGAGATGACAGAGAATCAACAAATG TCAGAACTGGATGGTCAACTAGTAAAGTTTAGATCAAAAGGAGCCCTGGGGTTTCAACATCCAGTGAG ACTCTATTTACCCAAGTCCAAATCCCAAAAGTTTCTCAATAACATCGGAGAGAAGGTTCTGGCGAGTTTTCCAGTACAAGCTACAATTCACTTCTACAATGATGACACAGACTCtgaggaagatgaagaagaaatcAGTTCAGCCTAA
- the RIPPLY3 gene encoding protein ripply3 isoform X2: protein MSAAERGPQRAQSALPRTACQPESPSCELFGGVKRNLIKDVSLLLPEALFVLGCSGSHLPSLPGHPATAAAPAPAEGAPREVRQVQGDFFSAAFLSKLQLSPALWRPWVLTARDGEMTENQQMSELDGQLVKFRSKGALGFQHPVRLYLPKSKSQKFLNNIGEKVLASFPVQATIHFYNDDTDSEEDEEEISSA, encoded by the exons ATGAGCGCGGCCGAGCGCGGCCCCCAGCGTGCCCAGAG TGCTCTCCCCAGGACAGCCTGCCAACCTGAGAGCCCTAGCTGTGAACTGTTTGGTGGAGTCAAAAGAAATCTCATTAAGGACGTTTCTCTCCTTTTACCTGAGGCCTTGTTTGTTTTAG GCTGCAGCGGGTCCCATCTGCCATCACTCCCAGGGCACCCGGCGACAGCAGCGGCACCCGCCCCAGCCGAGGGAGCCCCCAGAGAGGTAAGGCAGGTGCAAGGAGACTTTTTTTCAGCAGCCTTCCTTTCAAAACTCCAACT CAGCCCTGCTTTATGGAGGCCCTGGGTGCTCACAGCAAGAGACGGTGAGATGACAGAGAATCAACAAATG TCAGAACTGGATGGTCAACTAGTAAAGTTTAGATCAAAAGGAGCCCTGGGGTTTCAACATCCAGTGAG ACTCTATTTACCCAAGTCCAAATCCCAAAAGTTTCTCAATAACATCGGAGAGAAGGTTCTGGCGAGTTTTCCAGTACAAGCTACAATTCACTTCTACAATGATGACACAGACTCtgaggaagatgaagaagaaatcAGTTCAGCCTAA